From uncultured Pseudodesulfovibrio sp.:
TGCCATTCCAGGTCCTGATTATTGGGTGACGTGGTTTGATCAATATTATCGTGCACCCGGCATGGCTTCGACCACCGGCAAGCGATTCTATTGGCAGAAGGACGATACCGGACAGTGGCGTATTGTTGGTCGAGAATATGTCCCGGCCTCAGAGAATCTGGAAGCCAAATACCTTGCTTCGAAAAACGGCGAAGTGCTGGAACTGGTGAAAGCCTGGCGTGCTGCCTGGTTGGCCACAGATCTTGATACTTACGTGGGATTTTATGCATCCCGAGCCGTGCAGGGTAGGCGAAAGGGGATCGTGTCCATTGCCGACTACAAAAAGACGTTGTGGGCTACCAAAGCACCTGTTAAGGTTGAAATTGACGGTTTGACCGTGACTCAACATCCGAAAGGTCTTGAAGTTGCGTTCAAGCAGATGTTTGAGAGCGCGGACGGGTATAGCGACGTCGGACTGAAGACCATGGTTCTGACCCCGAACGGGAACACATGGAAAATTGACAGCGAGCAATGGAGACGGGGTAGATGATCGATTCGAAATACAGCGTCCTTTTTATGCGCGATGATCGAGATGTGACTCGGTATCGCGTCAGCCCGTTTTGGCTCAGGATGTTTATCTTCAGTCAGATATTCTTGTTTCTTTTTGCGGCGGGCGGCATTTACATGGGCGTGCGTGGATTCAAGATTAACGCCGACCTTCATTCTGAAAAGAAAGAACTTGAACAACGTCTGGTGGATGCCGAGGTTCGTTTGGAACGACTCGGGAATATGGAAAAGATTCTTGAATCTTATGATCCCACCGAGCTGCAATCCCTGCTTTCCGCAGCCACCTCCCCCGAAGTGGAAGAGCCTGTGCAGCAGGTCGAGATTAATCTCAATGATATTTTTGTTCGCGCTGATACACAACAGGTTGGCGTGGAAAATCTTCAGGCAAAGCTTTCCAAGCGGAAGCTTTCTATTACTTTTGAATTGAACAACCTTCAGGCTTCCAAGCCCATGGCAGGACAGGCCGATTTCATTTTCGTCAAGCGGGATGGAACGTCGGTAGCAGCCAAGACCAATAAAAATGATCTTGGATTCCAGATTCAACGATTCAAGCGTATTCAAACTACTTTCCTGCTCCCCGATGGTATGGACAAGGATGATTTGTTTGGTTTGCGTTTGGAAATCAAAGGGAAGGGTGGAGATGTCATCTTTGCCGAGACGTATCCTCTCTACCACATTCTCGCTTAGCCTGATTGTGATGCTTTTTGTGTCCCACGCCCAAGCCGGGTCGTGGGAGCACTCCTTTTTTGCGGGTACACAATATCCGTTGAAAGTGGTTTTTCTTCAGGGTGAAGAGGATGGCCCGACAATCATGGTGCAGGGTGGTATCCAGGGGGATGAGACCTCCGGTTTTGTCACTGCTCAATTATTGACTCAGGCCAAAGTTACACGGGGTAATGTTATTATCCTGCCACGCGCCAATGTGCCGTCCATCAATCTGCATAAACGGCAGATCAACGTGGATATGAACCGGCGTTTTGATCAGAATTACAATCGATTTTATGAAGACAGGGTGGCACGCGTCATTCGGTTTCTCTTGGCGCAGAGTGATGCCTTTATTCATCTGCATGAAGGAAGCGGATTTTATAATCCAACCTATGTGGATAATCTGCGCAACCCCAAGCGGTATGGGCAATCCATTATTGTGGACACGCTTATTTTCGACAAGATCGATTTGGCACATACTGTGAATTCTGTACTGGACGAGCTGAATGGCAGCATTCGCACCCGCGATTACCAATTCAAACTTTTCAATACCAAGACCTTTGACAAAGGCACGGCGTATCCCGAGATGCGTAAATCCCTGACCTGTTATGCTTTGGCAGAACATGGCATCCCGGCAATGGCCGTGGAGGTCAGTAAATCCATTCGCCAAATCGGTTGGAAGGTGCGGCAACAGTTGGCTGCAACGATTATGTTGTTGCGTCGTTTCGGTATAAGCGTCGTTCCTCCCGAATTTACTGATCAGGATGTGCGAGCTTATGCACGCAAGGGTGTCAGTGTCAGCGTTAATGGCCGTCCGCTTCGTTCTGGAGGGGTGATTAATCTCGTTCCCGGATCAACACTGGCAGTGGAGCCGCTTGATAGTGGTCCAAGTGAGTTTGCCCCCGAACTGGCGTTGTTCGCTTCTGACCGTCCCGGTGTGAATCTGATTAACGCTCGACGTATGGTTTTGGAACCATTTTCCGAGCTGGAGTTGCGCTCTGACGGAAAGCGTATTGCCAAGGCTCATGTTAAATGGACCGGCAAAATGCCACAGTCTCCGGGCGAAGATAAGCCTGTGTTTGTTTGTTGGCTCAACGGCAATCCGGTGTTTGTTCGTGACGGTGAAGTTTTGCATGCTGTGCTGGGAGATCAGTTGATCATGGAAGGACTGTGGGGCAGTGACCTCAAAGAGATTGTGAATCTCAAGGGGTTCGTGGCTATCCCGTGGGCCAACAATGGACAGGATCTTGGATGGGAAGTTATTCTTGATCCTGACAACTTTATTGGTCGGTATGCTGTGAAATCGGGTAACTCCGATGTGACCCGGTTTAGAGTTGTTCGAGAAACTCCCGGTGCTCCCAAAGCGGGGTTTTATGTGGATATTGCACCGCGTACAGTGCACGCACTCAAACTGTCCGATGAGCGTGGGCAGACATTGCTTGTCCCGTGGATGGCCGGTTTGAATTATCGGTTGCCTGAGGGACGGTATGTGCTGGAAGCAGCATGGAGTAATGGTGCTAATGACAAGTTGATCACGACTACCAAAAATATGCCGCTTGATAAGGGTGAAGCTTTTTCCGTGGAGATTGGCAAGCCGTTGCCGTTGACGGTACGACAGGCGACAACTTTTGGTGATCTTGGGACGATGACTTTTACTGCA
This genomic window contains:
- a CDS encoding M14/M99 family metallopeptidase, encoding MSSLPRRILSTTFSLSLIVMLFVSHAQAGSWEHSFFAGTQYPLKVVFLQGEEDGPTIMVQGGIQGDETSGFVTAQLLTQAKVTRGNVIILPRANVPSINLHKRQINVDMNRRFDQNYNRFYEDRVARVIRFLLAQSDAFIHLHEGSGFYNPTYVDNLRNPKRYGQSIIVDTLIFDKIDLAHTVNSVLDELNGSIRTRDYQFKLFNTKTFDKGTAYPEMRKSLTCYALAEHGIPAMAVEVSKSIRQIGWKVRQQLAATIMLLRRFGISVVPPEFTDQDVRAYARKGVSVSVNGRPLRSGGVINLVPGSTLAVEPLDSGPSEFAPELALFASDRPGVNLINARRMVLEPFSELELRSDGKRIAKAHVKWTGKMPQSPGEDKPVFVCWLNGNPVFVRDGEVLHAVLGDQLIMEGLWGSDLKEIVNLKGFVAIPWANNGQDLGWEVILDPDNFIGRYAVKSGNSDVTRFRVVRETPGAPKAGFYVDIAPRTVHALKLSDERGQTLLVPWMAGLNYRLPEGRYVLEAAWSNGANDKLITTTKNMPLDKGEAFSVEIGKPLPLTVRQATTFGDLGTMTFTAGSFAGLSPATN